One part of the Acidobacteriota bacterium genome encodes these proteins:
- a CDS encoding 4Fe-4S cluster-binding domain-containing protein has translation MTACYVPETHTRQNGRLVPISSIVEEIKQNIHEHDGVTILGGEPFDQPGPVAEIVYQLRRLGVHITVYSGNTIATLLKQGNANIHYILTHIDLLIDGPFIKSLTNNAGEYRGSQNQRLIFDSQPDNISSVQP, from the coding sequence ATAACAGCTTGTTACGTCCCGGAAACGCATACCCGCCAGAACGGACGATTAGTTCCGATCTCGTCTATCGTCGAAGAAATCAAACAAAACATTCACGAACACGATGGTGTAACGATTTTGGGCGGCGAACCTTTCGACCAGCCGGGCCCGGTAGCAGAAATTGTTTACCAGCTGCGGCGTCTTGGGGTTCATATCACCGTCTACTCCGGTAACACGATTGCGACCTTGCTCAAACAAGGCAATGCCAACATTCACTACATCCTCACCCATATCGATCTTCTTATCGATGGCCCGTTTATTAAGTCGCTCACTAACAACGCCGGTGAGTACCGAGGTTCACAAAATCAGCGGCTCATCTTTGACTCACAACCGGACAACATTTCGAGCGTTCAGCCATGA